A window from Marinagarivorans cellulosilyticus encodes these proteins:
- a CDS encoding alpha/beta fold hydrolase produces the protein MKLLTSARYWFCMTFHFCVITGCSTLKCDHCAIEQFAVDNFPPLFTYSQYTNQAPGWRYIYLEGDGRPWKRGYIQSSNPTSRQKLTLKLMMATPQDSVYLERPCYGFTSVPPAPCEPYWWTSARYNQQVAEVLNDALNQIQQQYGHKPLVLIGHSGGGTLAMLIAQKRKDIAGIVTLAGNIDPDAWTKHHNFLPLKESSNPSRQLPLSSTVFRWHYAGENDRNIPPTLIKQALSNDPLAELNLIDSDHNCCWLKHWPTIAERLRALEQRSITAQ, from the coding sequence ATGAAGCTTCTAACCTCTGCGCGCTATTGGTTCTGCATGACATTTCACTTTTGCGTTATAACAGGGTGTAGCACGCTAAAGTGTGATCATTGCGCTATCGAGCAATTCGCTGTCGACAATTTTCCGCCGCTTTTTACGTACAGCCAATACACTAACCAAGCCCCTGGCTGGCGATATATTTACCTAGAAGGCGATGGCCGCCCCTGGAAGCGCGGATACATTCAAAGCAGCAACCCCACTAGCCGACAAAAACTTACGCTTAAACTTATGATGGCAACACCGCAAGATAGCGTATACCTAGAGCGCCCATGCTACGGGTTTACATCAGTACCACCAGCCCCCTGTGAACCCTACTGGTGGACCAGCGCCCGCTACAACCAACAAGTGGCCGAAGTATTAAATGACGCGCTAAACCAAATTCAGCAACAGTATGGGCACAAGCCCTTAGTATTGATTGGCCACAGCGGGGGCGGCACTTTAGCCATGCTTATTGCACAAAAACGCAAGGACATAGCGGGTATTGTCACCCTAGCCGGCAACATAGACCCTGACGCTTGGACCAAGCATCACAACTTCCTTCCACTGAAGGAGTCATCAAACCCCAGTAGACAATTACCGCTATCTAGCACGGTATTTCGGTGGCACTATGCTGGCGAAAATGATCGCAATATTCCGCCAACACTCATAAAACAAGCCCTCAGCAACGACCCTCTTGCGGAGCTGAATCTAATCGACAGCGACCATAACTGTTGTTGGCTCAAACACTGGCCCACCATAGCCGAACGGTTACGCGCTCTAGAACAACGAAGCATTACAGCACAGTAA
- a CDS encoding SlyX family protein translates to MNNDIVELQQRLAFQEDAIAKLSDHIALQDRDLLEAKQHIQILREKFLELSDEFEQIAPANGNERPPHY, encoded by the coding sequence ATGAATAATGATATTGTTGAATTGCAGCAGCGGCTGGCCTTTCAGGAAGACGCTATTGCAAAGCTGAGCGATCATATCGCTCTACAAGATCGTGATTTATTAGAGGCCAAGCAGCATATACAGATATTACGCGAGAAGTTTTTAGAGTTATCTGATGAGTTTGAACAGATAGCGCCGGCTAATGGCAACGAGCGTCCACCGCATTATTAA
- the dnaX gene encoding DNA polymerase III subunit gamma/tau, with the protein MSYQVLARKWRPRIFREMVGQEHVLKALINALDHNRLHHAYLFTGTRGVGKTTIARILAKCLNCETGVSSEPCGQCPSCMEIAEGRFVDLIEVDAASRTRVEDTRELLDNVQYAPTRGRYKIYLIDEVHMLSTHSFNALLKTLEEPPEHVKFLLATTDPQKLPVTILSRCLQFNLKNMSPERIVDHLQFVLGEEVIPCEDAALWQLARSADGSMRDALSLTDQAIAFGGGKVSDADVIAMLGTIDHKLIEKLVRALIHGSGPEVLTAVAEFSEHAPDYYGALGELITFLHRLAIAQAMPEALDNSYGDRQTILELCQLLPPEDVQLFYQTALIGRRDLHLSPDPRSGLEMTLLRMLAFKPQGVADVPTQTLARTAAQTEAPAAAVPHEPAPPEATPAQDIPPAVLPSAAPEPRQQVVERQPVTAPPVEATPPWENQQAPAPTAQPNTLKANAVTESPEVADTAKKSLEALLNAPELSGLKPASQIASPPPKPAESQVVPVQAPAEAPRDPLSVKPEHWLSVYHSLGVKGVLQSTVANCALVNCEDGHFFFCLDQNKGALFDDSHKQRFNDLLNDYFQTPVKVHIELAAITSDMITPAIDAENRRQQALAEAINKMQREPFVQDLQAHFSAVLDVESVKVH; encoded by the coding sequence GTGAGCTATCAGGTATTGGCCCGGAAGTGGCGGCCGCGTATTTTTCGTGAAATGGTTGGGCAAGAGCACGTCTTAAAGGCGCTCATTAATGCGCTTGATCATAATCGTTTGCATCACGCTTATTTGTTTACCGGGACGCGCGGTGTCGGTAAAACGACTATTGCACGGATTCTGGCAAAGTGCCTTAACTGTGAAACAGGCGTAAGCTCCGAGCCTTGTGGCCAGTGCCCGTCTTGTATGGAGATCGCCGAGGGGCGCTTTGTCGACCTTATTGAAGTCGATGCAGCCTCGCGTACACGGGTTGAAGACACCCGCGAGCTACTCGACAACGTTCAGTACGCGCCAACGCGTGGTCGCTATAAGATCTACCTGATCGATGAGGTGCACATGCTGTCTACGCACAGCTTTAATGCACTGCTTAAAACTTTAGAAGAGCCGCCCGAGCACGTTAAATTCTTGCTGGCAACAACAGACCCGCAAAAATTGCCGGTAACGATATTGTCGCGTTGTTTACAGTTTAATTTAAAAAACATGTCGCCCGAGCGCATAGTGGATCACTTGCAATTCGTTTTAGGCGAAGAGGTTATTCCTTGTGAAGATGCTGCCTTGTGGCAGCTGGCGCGTTCGGCGGACGGCAGTATGCGGGATGCGCTTAGCCTAACCGACCAAGCTATTGCGTTTGGTGGTGGCAAGGTGTCCGATGCTGATGTCATTGCCATGCTTGGCACCATCGACCATAAGTTAATCGAAAAACTTGTACGTGCGCTCATTCATGGTAGCGGACCAGAGGTATTAACCGCTGTCGCTGAGTTTTCTGAGCACGCCCCAGATTACTATGGCGCACTGGGTGAGTTAATTACTTTTTTGCACCGCCTTGCAATTGCGCAGGCCATGCCGGAAGCGCTGGACAATAGCTACGGCGATCGCCAAACCATTTTAGAATTGTGCCAATTGTTACCGCCCGAAGATGTACAGCTTTTTTACCAGACAGCTTTAATCGGGCGCAGAGATTTACATTTATCGCCAGATCCGCGTTCGGGTTTAGAGATGACACTGCTGCGCATGTTAGCGTTTAAGCCACAAGGCGTGGCCGATGTGCCTACGCAAACGCTTGCGCGCACTGCCGCTCAGACAGAGGCGCCGGCTGCAGCGGTACCCCATGAACCCGCACCGCCAGAAGCGACCCCTGCTCAAGATATACCGCCAGCGGTTTTACCTTCAGCGGCTCCAGAGCCTCGTCAGCAAGTCGTCGAGCGGCAACCTGTCACAGCACCGCCGGTTGAGGCCACTCCCCCGTGGGAGAACCAACAGGCGCCCGCTCCAACGGCACAACCCAACACGTTAAAAGCCAACGCGGTAACAGAAAGTCCAGAGGTCGCCGATACCGCAAAAAAGTCCCTTGAGGCGCTATTGAATGCGCCTGAATTATCGGGATTAAAACCAGCCTCGCAAATTGCTTCGCCGCCGCCTAAACCCGCTGAGTCACAAGTTGTGCCGGTTCAGGCTCCTGCCGAGGCACCTCGAGACCCTCTAAGCGTTAAGCCCGAGCACTGGCTTTCGGTGTACCATAGTTTGGGAGTGAAAGGGGTTTTGCAAAGCACTGTGGCTAACTGTGCTTTAGTGAATTGCGAAGACGGGCACTTTTTCTTTTGTTTAGATCAAAACAAAGGCGCATTGTTTGATGATTCGCATAAGCAGCGCTTTAATGATTTGCTCAACGATTATTTTCAGACTCCGGTTAAGGTCCATATCGAGCTGGCTGCAATCACGTCAGATATGATCACGCCGGCTATTGATGCTGAAAATAGACGCCAGCAAGCGCTGGCCGAAGCAATTAATAAAATGCAGCGCGAGCCCTTTGTGCAAGATTTACAGGCCCATTTTAGTGCCGTGCTGGATGTAGAGTCAGTTAAGGTGCACTAG
- a CDS encoding PAAR domain-containing protein, with protein sequence MGKPASRITDMHVCPLSSGPVPHVGGPIVSPGGPTVLIGKLPSATLGSTCVCVGPPDVVVMGSTTVMICKKPAARMGDSTAHGGKIVVGCPTVLIGG encoded by the coding sequence ATGGGAAAGCCCGCATCACGCATTACCGACATGCACGTATGCCCGCTCAGTTCGGGGCCAGTCCCGCATGTGGGCGGCCCCATCGTCTCGCCGGGCGGCCCGACGGTATTAATTGGTAAATTGCCCTCTGCCACACTTGGCAGTACTTGCGTTTGCGTTGGGCCACCCGATGTGGTGGTGATGGGTAGCACCACAGTGATGATCTGTAAAAAGCCCGCTGCGCGTATGGGCGATAGCACCGCGCATGGCGGCAAAATTGTGGTCGGCTGCCCTACTGTATTGATTGGGGGGTAA
- a CDS encoding YcgN family cysteine cluster protein: MTQPNTESKFWWRQGLDALNSDQWEQLCDGCGLCCLHKLEDEETGEYHYTSLACDLLNTTSCECGDYENRTERVPECLKLTQQNYHQALPWLPNSCAYKRVAQGLDLPRWHHLRAGGKALMHKHGLSVSGKVQHAAGIDEDDYQEYVLQWVDGE, translated from the coding sequence GTGACCCAGCCTAACACTGAATCCAAATTTTGGTGGCGCCAAGGCTTAGATGCCTTAAACAGCGACCAATGGGAACAGCTATGTGATGGTTGCGGTTTGTGTTGCTTACACAAGCTCGAAGACGAAGAAACCGGTGAATATCACTACACAAGTTTGGCGTGCGATTTGTTAAATACGACGTCTTGTGAGTGTGGCGATTATGAAAACCGTACTGAGCGGGTGCCTGAGTGTCTTAAATTAACCCAGCAGAATTATCATCAAGCCCTACCTTGGCTGCCAAATAGCTGTGCTTACAAGCGTGTAGCGCAAGGCCTAGATCTGCCACGCTGGCATCACCTTCGGGCGGGGGGAAAAGCGCTAATGCATAAACACGGTTTATCTGTAAGTGGCAAAGTACAGCATGCTGCAGGTATTGATGAAGATGATTACCAAGAGTATGTCTTGCAGTGGGTCGATGGGGAATAA
- a CDS encoding DUF6931 family protein, protein MNDFVKIAVPVAGDLLQHMDLSEDEAEQHIDATQHPATVVEQLMKAGFNLDAVRLLAHALPKREAVWWSCLAVRQNPIEENSLEAQAIAATEAWVRTPTEELRLLCRELAEKLKHKTPASWAAMAAAWSTGSLAPQDDPEVAPPEYLYAHAVGGAVNLAAVEGDAEQAKNRYPTYFAQGFDLARGGSGQVQPLVN, encoded by the coding sequence ATGAATGATTTTGTGAAAATCGCAGTCCCTGTCGCGGGCGATTTACTTCAGCATATGGATTTGAGTGAAGACGAGGCCGAGCAACATATTGATGCCACTCAGCATCCTGCCACAGTCGTCGAGCAATTAATGAAAGCGGGATTCAATTTAGATGCCGTGCGCCTGCTGGCGCATGCCTTGCCCAAGCGCGAGGCCGTTTGGTGGTCGTGCTTAGCGGTACGGCAAAACCCCATCGAAGAAAACTCGCTAGAAGCGCAAGCTATTGCGGCCACCGAAGCCTGGGTGCGCACGCCGACAGAAGAGCTGCGCTTGCTGTGCCGCGAGTTAGCCGAAAAACTCAAACACAAAACACCGGCAAGTTGGGCTGCTATGGCGGCCGCTTGGTCGACAGGCAGCTTAGCGCCGCAAGATGATCCTGAAGTGGCACCGCCAGAATACCTTTATGCCCATGCTGTTGGCGGCGCGGTCAATTTAGCGGCTGTCGAAGGCGATGCCGAGCAAGCTAAAAATCGCTACCCGACGTATTTTGCGCAAGGCTTCGACTTAGCGCGCGGTGGCAGTGGTCAAGTACAACCGCTTGTTAATTAA
- a CDS encoding YbaB/EbfC family nucleoid-associated protein, giving the protein MNGLGDMMKQLQGMQSQMQENMEKMQEELSRLEINGSAGAGLVTVTMNGRHDVKSVSIDQSLMTEDKEMLEDLLAAAVNDCVRKVEAENKSRMGNLAGGMQMPPGFKMPF; this is encoded by the coding sequence ATGAATGGTCTTGGTGACATGATGAAACAACTGCAGGGAATGCAGTCGCAAATGCAAGAAAACATGGAAAAAATGCAGGAAGAACTCAGCAGGCTTGAGATTAACGGTAGCGCCGGCGCTGGCTTGGTTACTGTCACTATGAATGGGCGCCATGATGTGAAAAGTGTGAGTATTGATCAGTCGTTAATGACTGAGGATAAAGAAATGCTAGAAGACCTGTTAGCGGCTGCGGTGAACGATTGTGTACGAAAAGTCGAAGCCGAAAACAAAAGCCGGATGGGGAACTTAGCGGGCGGTATGCAAATGCCCCCGGGTTTCAAAATGCCTTTTTAA
- a CDS encoding YcgL domain-containing protein, with protein sequence MTQKIICDIYRSAKKDGLYLYVPKLKGLADVPEALLDMFGQPQLAFSMVLTPQKQLVKEDITKVLAALNEKGYFLQLPPVNEDDYMQAVNQHNSKLAK encoded by the coding sequence ATGACGCAAAAAATAATTTGTGATATTTACCGTAGTGCGAAGAAAGACGGCCTGTATTTATATGTGCCTAAATTGAAAGGTTTAGCCGATGTGCCAGAAGCGCTGCTTGATATGTTTGGCCAACCGCAACTGGCTTTTTCGATGGTGCTAACACCGCAGAAGCAGTTGGTAAAAGAAGACATTACTAAAGTGCTGGCGGCGTTGAATGAAAAAGGCTACTTTTTACAGTTACCACCTGTGAATGAGGATGATTATATGCAGGCGGTTAACCAGCACAATAGTAAGCTTGCGAAGTGA
- a CDS encoding Hcp family type VI secretion system effector, protein MALFKWPPVADEQHNKTFNKQHSLSGKRNSIMAIYMNYNENTPAGNVTAQGFEGWIEVDSFNFGVGRAITMEAGAMSNREATRPSLSEVTITKSLDAASGGLFKQSVTGDTGVTVKFHVVQTGATAVETFAIITLEECIISSYNISAAAGSAPQETISLSFAKIEADLRHADKTNINSDLGLSGYDLTTATPI, encoded by the coding sequence ATGGCTCTGTTTAAATGGCCTCCAGTTGCTGATGAGCAGCACAACAAAACCTTTAACAAACAACATTCATTATCTGGAAAGAGGAATTCAATCATGGCTATTTACATGAACTACAACGAGAACACTCCTGCTGGCAACGTAACCGCACAAGGTTTCGAAGGCTGGATTGAAGTGGACAGCTTCAACTTCGGTGTAGGCCGTGCCATCACCATGGAAGCCGGTGCAATGTCTAACCGTGAAGCGACTCGCCCAAGCTTGAGCGAAGTCACTATCACTAAATCATTAGATGCAGCTTCTGGTGGCTTGTTTAAGCAATCTGTAACCGGTGATACGGGTGTGACTGTTAAGTTCCACGTTGTTCAAACGGGCGCAACGGCGGTTGAAACTTTCGCTATCATCACGTTGGAAGAGTGCATCATCTCTTCTTACAACATCTCTGCAGCTGCCGGTTCAGCACCTCAAGAAACCATTTCTTTGAGCTTTGCTAAAATCGAAGCTGACTTGCGTCACGCTGACAAAACCAACATCAACAGCGATCTTGGTTTGTCTGGCTACGACCTTACTACTGCAACACCTATCTAA
- the rnd gene encoding ribonuclease D codes for MDDVPVSPGSLLRQSIIFINDDETLANYCSTWLQCRLLAVDTEFMRVDTYYPIAALIQVNDGNANYLIDPLDITDWQPLASVLASDDVIKAFHACSEDLDVFNTLLGVLPNKLFDTQAAAALLGIGASVGYANLVNECLQVELPKGETRSNWLARPLSDAQNLYAALDVDYLFELTVLLEQRLAAKERQAWVYEESQAIIDNYIANADPSSGFYKSNNTWRLNAQDLIVAKQLFDWREITARERNIPRTRILKDAQLFEVIQRKPNALAQLKALGFHDSAIRKFGKAILSLLDPAENSSAVELKASQKPLTKAQRERVKGLKETVNSIAEQYGIAPEILARKADYQMVARTTPADSRDVDALLTCLQGWRKQFFESISL; via the coding sequence ATGGATGATGTACCTGTAAGTCCTGGCTCATTATTGCGCCAGAGCATTATTTTTATTAATGATGATGAAACCTTAGCCAATTATTGCAGCACTTGGTTGCAATGCCGTTTGTTGGCCGTTGATACCGAGTTTATGCGGGTTGATACCTATTACCCAATCGCGGCGTTAATTCAGGTTAATGATGGCAATGCCAACTATCTGATCGACCCTTTGGATATTACCGATTGGCAACCTTTGGCTAGTGTTTTAGCTTCTGATGACGTTATTAAAGCTTTTCACGCCTGCTCAGAAGACCTCGATGTTTTTAATACGCTACTTGGTGTATTACCCAATAAATTGTTTGATACCCAAGCTGCAGCGGCTTTGCTAGGTATTGGTGCTAGCGTAGGTTATGCAAATTTAGTCAATGAGTGTTTACAGGTAGAACTGCCAAAAGGCGAAACGCGATCCAATTGGCTAGCTAGGCCATTAAGTGATGCGCAAAATTTATACGCGGCACTGGATGTAGATTATTTATTTGAACTCACCGTGCTGCTTGAGCAGCGCTTGGCGGCTAAAGAGCGGCAAGCATGGGTGTATGAAGAAAGCCAAGCGATTATTGATAATTATATTGCGAATGCAGACCCGTCTAGTGGGTTCTATAAATCCAATAATACATGGCGCTTGAACGCACAAGACCTTATCGTGGCAAAGCAGCTATTCGATTGGCGCGAAATTACCGCGCGAGAGCGCAATATACCGCGTACCCGCATTTTAAAGGATGCTCAGCTCTTTGAAGTTATTCAACGAAAACCGAATGCGCTTGCTCAGTTAAAAGCTTTGGGTTTTCACGATAGTGCCATTCGAAAGTTTGGCAAAGCCATTTTGAGCTTACTTGACCCTGCCGAAAATTCATCGGCTGTTGAATTAAAAGCTTCGCAAAAACCACTGACTAAGGCTCAGCGCGAGCGCGTAAAAGGGTTAAAGGAAACTGTAAATTCTATTGCCGAGCAATATGGTATCGCACCTGAAATTCTTGCCCGTAAAGCGGATTATCAAATGGTGGCAAGAACTACTCCGGCTGATAGCCGAGATGTGGATGCCTTGCTCACTTGCCTGCAAGGGTGGCGAAAACAATTCTTTGAAAGTATATCTCTATGA
- the recR gene encoding recombination mediator RecR, with the protein MYSPLISQLIESLRVLPGVGPKSAQRMALQLLERNQSGALRLAGALTQACEKVGRCESCRTLTEETVCSLCKSTRRDASLLCIVEMPADVFALEQSGTFSGKYFVLMGKLSPLDGIGPKELGLEQLAHRFAVGEIDEVIIATNPTMEGEATAHYIAEMAKQHKLKVSRIAHGVPLGGELEFIDGGTLAHALASRREI; encoded by the coding sequence GTGTATAGCCCTTTAATTAGTCAGCTGATTGAATCTTTACGGGTGTTGCCTGGTGTAGGGCCGAAGTCTGCTCAGCGCATGGCTTTGCAGTTGCTAGAGCGAAATCAATCGGGTGCTTTGCGCTTGGCTGGTGCTTTAACGCAGGCTTGCGAAAAGGTTGGGCGTTGCGAAAGCTGTCGCACATTGACCGAAGAGACCGTGTGCAGCCTTTGTAAAAGTACGCGTCGCGATGCCAGCTTGCTATGCATAGTTGAGATGCCTGCCGATGTTTTTGCTTTAGAGCAATCGGGCACTTTCTCGGGTAAGTATTTTGTCCTTATGGGTAAGCTTTCACCGCTAGATGGTATTGGCCCCAAAGAGTTGGGTTTAGAGCAATTAGCGCATCGCTTTGCCGTTGGCGAAATTGACGAAGTGATTATAGCGACCAACCCAACAATGGAAGGCGAGGCCACAGCACATTACATTGCTGAAATGGCGAAACAACACAAACTGAAAGTATCACGTATTGCCCACGGGGTTCCTTTGGGTGGTGAACTCGAGTTTATTGATGGCGGAACTTTGGCGCACGCCTTAGCTAGCCGAAGAGAAATTTAA
- a CDS encoding transposase, translated as MPRLPRLQIADIPQHIVQVGHNGLSCFFDDEDYEFYLQSLKSAAEQYNVNVHAYVLLPNMIQIVATPKMANGVSSLMQSLGRRYVQYVNHRYKRSGTLWDGRYKSSLIDSASYLLSCYRYVELKPMYKGLCDSLNDYPWSSFRHHAGLEHSPLIIDHRLYDALGETRVERCQEYRRLFRYDFDQRLSQYIAETIKLGHVLGGDAFKDKIEQVANQRVRPLKRGRPRKDAEELNDDMADDAAKTEPVITDPNMPVIKPTLAASAQWPLKS; from the coding sequence ATGCCTAGGTTACCCCGCTTACAGATAGCGGATATCCCTCAGCATATTGTCCAGGTAGGGCACAACGGTTTATCGTGTTTTTTCGATGATGAAGATTATGAGTTTTATTTACAGAGCTTAAAGTCTGCCGCCGAGCAATATAACGTGAATGTTCACGCTTATGTTTTGCTACCCAATATGATACAAATTGTCGCAACACCCAAGATGGCTAATGGCGTTTCGTCATTAATGCAGTCCTTGGGGCGCCGCTATGTTCAATATGTAAACCACCGTTATAAGCGCTCGGGTACGCTTTGGGATGGGCGCTATAAGTCTAGCTTGATTGACAGTGCTTCCTATTTGCTGAGCTGTTATCGTTACGTCGAGCTCAAGCCCATGTACAAAGGGTTATGCGACTCCCTGAATGACTATCCGTGGTCGAGTTTTCGCCATCATGCGGGCCTAGAGCATAGCCCGCTTATAATCGATCACCGCCTTTATGATGCCTTAGGTGAAACGCGAGTTGAGCGTTGCCAAGAGTATCGACGCTTATTTCGTTATGATTTTGATCAACGTTTATCTCAATATATTGCCGAAACGATTAAGCTTGGGCATGTGTTAGGTGGTGATGCGTTTAAAGATAAAATCGAGCAAGTTGCGAACCAGCGTGTAAGACCGCTTAAGCGGGGGCGACCGCGCAAAGATGCGGAAGAGCTAAATGATGACATGGCTGATGACGCGGCTAAGACCGAGCCTGTTATTACCGACCCAAATATGCCAGTAATAAAACCAACACTGGCAGCTTCTGCGCAATGGCCTTTAAAAAGCTAG
- a CDS encoding type VI secretion system Vgr family protein, which produces MSQLSQNSRLVRIKTPLATDTFIVSALDGEERISGNFQYDLGLLSNNHTVAHTDLLGKAVTLSIYTEGEEKCRYIHGYVNGLRMLDVNDDGLRGYHMSVVPGLWFASLNSNNRIFQDKSAKDIIDEVLGHYSSVLKFDFSLNGKPLTREYCVQFDETDYEFVHRLLAEEGISYYFKHQDGEHKLIFVDDAQGFFDCDVDALDYDGGGSQPTQNSVHRWERSYSFHTNAVETTDYNEFATTNQYKSKVNTTSDLNGASPYTMRHFGIYRFQTDGDSKHAFDSGDNTARATSIIEAEEGQFDLANGTSDCGQLAAGGRFTIEHPLESEQGTYTITRMTVTAREGNGRDTFFENDFECVPSTKLVRPLWRRAPKTIDAPQVATVEEVKATESDSSSDVYTQLKVKFPWHSEQSSCWVRVAQAFAGKNWGANFVPRIGQEVIVTYINGDPCRPIITGAVYNGTNEGPNYTATQSGWKTQYDSSQINEFRFDDKPDSEEVYMEAGKDHNWVVHNDQTGLVENDQTLEVLQNRTITVTEGDESITVKKGNRTVAVDEGDYDTTVGKGDHSTTVSKGDQKNTIAKGDKITTVSKGDQKATISKGDDILGINMGDRKVTLGKGDHVVKANVGKYTVNAKGGVKVESLASIEFKCGSSSIKMTPAGITIKGMMLTCKGDAMAEVKAGGMLTLKGGITMIN; this is translated from the coding sequence ATGTCTCAGCTTAGCCAGAATAGTCGTTTAGTTCGGATAAAAACGCCTTTAGCGACCGATACCTTTATTGTTTCTGCCTTAGATGGCGAAGAGCGTATTTCCGGTAATTTTCAATACGACCTGGGTTTGCTCTCCAATAACCACACCGTCGCCCATACCGACTTGCTTGGCAAAGCTGTCACGCTGAGTATTTATACCGAGGGTGAAGAAAAGTGCCGCTACATTCACGGTTATGTGAATGGCTTACGCATGTTAGATGTGAACGACGACGGCTTGCGCGGTTACCATATGAGCGTGGTACCGGGTTTATGGTTTGCAAGCCTTAATTCCAATAACCGTATCTTCCAAGATAAAAGCGCAAAAGATATTATCGACGAAGTGCTGGGGCATTATTCCAGCGTTTTAAAATTCGATTTCTCATTAAACGGCAAACCGCTTACGCGTGAATATTGCGTACAGTTTGATGAAACCGATTATGAATTTGTTCACCGTTTACTCGCCGAAGAAGGCATTAGTTATTATTTTAAGCACCAAGACGGTGAGCATAAACTGATTTTTGTGGATGACGCGCAAGGCTTTTTTGATTGCGATGTTGATGCCTTAGATTACGACGGTGGCGGCAGTCAGCCCACCCAAAACAGCGTGCACCGGTGGGAGCGTAGCTACAGCTTCCACACCAACGCCGTCGAAACCACCGATTACAACGAATTCGCCACGACCAACCAATATAAAAGTAAGGTCAATACCACCAGTGACTTAAACGGCGCATCGCCTTATACCATGCGTCATTTCGGTATTTATCGCTTTCAAACCGACGGCGACTCAAAGCACGCCTTTGACAGCGGCGACAACACCGCCCGCGCAACCAGTATTATCGAAGCCGAAGAAGGGCAATTCGATTTAGCCAATGGCACCAGCGATTGTGGCCAGTTAGCCGCCGGCGGACGCTTTACCATAGAGCATCCACTGGAAAGCGAGCAGGGTACCTATACCATTACCCGCATGACCGTGACGGCGCGCGAAGGCAATGGTCGCGATACCTTTTTTGAAAATGATTTTGAGTGTGTACCCTCAACCAAGCTTGTGCGTCCATTATGGCGGCGTGCGCCTAAAACCATCGATGCGCCACAAGTCGCCACTGTCGAAGAAGTAAAGGCCACCGAATCCGATAGCTCGTCTGATGTGTACACCCAGCTAAAAGTAAAATTCCCATGGCACAGTGAACAAAGTTCCTGCTGGGTACGCGTTGCGCAAGCATTTGCGGGTAAAAACTGGGGGGCTAACTTTGTGCCGCGTATTGGCCAAGAAGTGATAGTCACCTATATCAATGGCGACCCTTGCCGGCCCATTATTACGGGCGCGGTGTATAACGGTACCAACGAAGGCCCCAATTACACCGCCACCCAAAGCGGCTGGAAAACCCAATACGATAGCAGCCAAATTAATGAATTCCGCTTTGATGATAAACCCGATTCCGAAGAGGTATACATGGAAGCGGGTAAAGACCATAACTGGGTGGTGCATAACGACCAAACCGGTTTGGTGGAAAATGATCAAACCTTAGAAGTCCTGCAAAACCGCACCATCACCGTCACCGAAGGCGACGAAAGCATCACGGTCAAAAAAGGCAATCGCACAGTCGCAGTAGATGAAGGCGACTACGACACGACTGTAGGTAAAGGTGACCACTCCACGACAGTGAGTAAAGGCGACCAGAAAAATACTATAGCGAAAGGCGATAAAATCACTACCGTCAGCAAAGGGGATCAAAAGGCCACGATCAGCAAAGGCGATGATATTCTCGGCATTAATATGGGCGATCGCAAAGTCACCTTAGGTAAGGGTGATCACGTGGTTAAAGCCAATGTAGGTAAATACACGGTCAATGCGAAAGGCGGTGTTAAAGTGGAATCGTTGGCTTCAATAGAATTTAAGTGTGGTTCAAGTAGCATCAAAATGACGCCGGCAGGCATCACCATCAAAGGCATGATGCTAACGTGTAAAGGCGATGCAATGGCCGAAGTTAAGGCTGGTGGTATGTTAACGCTGAAAGGCGGTATAACAATGATTAACTAA